The sequence AAACAGTTACAGTAGTTTTAAACATAAGGTTTACAATAAAACCCGATACAAAAGCTCCTATGATACTGCCTAAAAGTGCCAATATCATGCTTTCCAAAAAGATTATCCGAAAACATTTTTCTTTACTTGTCCCTAAGGAACGCATAATGGCAAATTCATGCTGCCTGCTCTGCATCAATAAATAAGACGATATAAAGCCGATTGCGGCAACGATTATAAAAATCAGCGGTGCAAAACTTTTTAGCATGTTCAGGCTTTCCGTAAGCTGAGTTGCCGACATGATGAATGTTTCGTCGTTTATGGTCAGGGCTTTTCCCACCCGTGAAAAACCTGAACGCATATTGGTAGGTAAAAATCCGATTTTCTCCATTTCATCTTTAAATTCGTTGATTTTGAGAGAATCCCTGAGGGTAAACCTTGCGGCGCTTGCATAGCTCTTAACATTTGTTCCTTCATAGATGCTTTCCACAAATTTGTCCGAGCTTATAATATAGGGCGCTTCATTGCGGCTCTGGGTTTTGGACTTATAGCTTCCGATCACCTTCATCTTCACAAGGCCTATTTTTTCAAAATCGTCTATGATTTGTCCTTCATCATCATATTTCGGTGCATAGGCCTCAACTTCCAATTCGTCTCCCAATTTGATATTCTGCTCCCTCATAAACCTGTCCCTTACAATACATACGGCTTCACTTCCCTTTAAAAAACTTTCATCGTAGTTATCAATATATGAAACATCCTCAGGTGCGAATGATGAAAATATAGAAAAAGAATTGGTGCCTTCAAACCTGAATAAAATTCCCATAGCCGATTCGCTGTATGTACCGGGTAAAGCAGCCCATATTTCCATCGCAGTCACTTCGTCTTTTACAAGTCCCGTGTTGCGCATCTTTTTTAGCATCCCGAAATCAATCTGAAGCCCCACATCCTGACTGCCATCCATATTGCATATGCTCCCCGTAACGGGAATGGTCCTTCCGAGCCTTAAAAGCTGGGCTTGATTTTTTTCTATATTTCCCATGTACAACAGCAGAAATAAAACAATCATGCATGAAATCAGAACAGACAGAAAACTCTTTTTTCTGTGCCTTGAAATATTCTTCTGAATTGCATGAAAAACAAACATAATCACCACCGCCTTTTTAAAAAGTAAATAAATAAAATGACTATAATTGATAATAAATATCTATTTAAAATTTTTTATTTAATAAACGCAGGATACATTATGGAATAAATTTTGGATTGAGTATTGGAATTCTTATGTCTGATCTTAAGAGATGACTTGCTATTATCCTGACAACTTTCTGTAGGATTTGTTCTAAAGGGTTTGCCGGATTATTTATGTATTGCTTTTTTAATATCAATATTTACCTTTTTATCATAATAAAAGCATATATTTCTATTTGATTTAAATTATATCGTTATTATATATATAAGTAAATATATTTTATGTAAAAATTATGTAGAATTTATGGAAAAATATGAAATATATCAGGAAAAGCCCCTGCAATTTTAATTAAAATTGCAGGGGCTCTAAAAGTATTTTTTATATTTTCTGTTTTGCCGTTCCCAGATAAGCCGATTTAATATTTGGATTTTCGGCAATTTCTTTCGCTGAACCCTTCATCGTTATCTTCCCTTGTTCCAGGACATAAGCCCTGTCGGCAACGGAAAGGGCTTTGTATGCATTTTGTTCCACCAATAGTATGGTCTTGCCCATCTTTCTTATATCCACTATTATATCAAATACTGTCTGAACCAAAAGAGGCGCTAATCCCAAAGAAGGTTCATCAAGAAGCATAAGATCAGGATTGCTCATAAGTCCTCTTCCCATGGCAAGCATCTGCTGTTCTCCGCCGCTCAAGGTACCCGCAATCTGGTTTTCTCTTTCCTTTAATCTTGGAAAAAGAGTATATACCTTCTCCAAATCCTCTTTTATTTTTTTATTATCATTTCTCAAATAGGCTCCTAAATACAGATTATCTTTCACGGACAAATTGGCAAACACAAGTCTTCCTTCCGGTACCTGACATATGCCGTCTTTTACCACTTTGCTCGGATTAGACGGAAGATTTTCACCTTTATATGTTATCTTCCCTTCTTTATACTTTAAAAATCCGGATACGGCATTAAGCAAAGTCGATTTTCCGGCTCCATTGGCTCCGATTATAGTTACAATCTCACCGGAATTTATATCTATGGACACTCCTTTCAAGGCGTGTATCCCTCCATAATATACATGTAAATTGTCTACTTTCAGCATTTCTATCCCTCCACTCCCAAATAGGCTTCGACTACTTTAGAATTTCCCTGTATTTCCGAAGGAGTTCCTTCAGCTAATTTGCAGCCGAAGTTTAGAACCACTATTTTTTCGCATATACCCATAACAAGATCCATATGATGATCTATAATCAAAACAGATACTCCGAATTTTTCCCGTATATATGATATCAGGCTCATCAACTGTTCCGTTTCGTCAGGGTTCATGCCGGCAGCCGGTTCATCCAACAATAAAAGCTGAGGATTTAATGCCAGTGCTCTTGCTATCTCCAACCTTCTCTGAAGCCCATAAGGAAGATTATCGGCTATCATTTCTTTTCTGTCCATAAGCCCCATTATTTCAAGAAGTTCTTCTGTTTGGCCTTTTAACTTTCTTTCCTCTTTTCTGCATTTAGGAAGTCTCAAAAAAGTTTCGACAATATTATAATTTCCGTTATAATGACAAGCCGTAAGAACATTTTCATAAACAGTAAGCTTTTTAAAAAGCCTGATGTTTTGAAAAGTCCTGGTAATACCGCATTGGGCTATTAAATAAGGCTCTTTATTTGTAATTTCATTTCCCTGAAATATTATATTTCCCTCGGTAACCTTGTAGACTCCCGTTATAAGATTAAATATGGTTGTCTTGCCGGCACCGTTAGGACCTATAAGCCCTACGATATTGTCATCGTCTACGGTAAAATCCACATTTCCTACCGCCGTAAGTCCGCCGAAACGCTTTGTGACATTCTTAAATTCCAACATAGCCATTTTATTATTTCCCTCCTTCAGTATCTTCAGCAGGGTTCTTTTTATGTTTGCCTATCCTCGAAAACAGTTTTTTCATACTTGAAGGAGTAAATTCATATCCGCCCATAAGGCCTTCGGGCCTTGTTATCATAATAACGATTACGGCTAATCCGTAAAAAACAAGCCTCCAACTTGAAAATGCCCTTAAAATTTCAGGTAAAGCAGTTAATATAAGGGTTCCAAGTACACTTCCGGATATACTTCCGAGGCCTCCGAATATAACTATTATTGTGAGTTCAGTGGACTTTACAAGACTGAACATTTTAGGTTGCAAAAACGTCATATAATGACCCATAAGTCCTCCTGCAATACCTGCATAAGCAGCGCTTATCATCAATGAAATGAGTTTATATTTAAAAACATTTATGCCGACTGTTTGGGACGCCAGCTCCTCTTCCCTTATAGCAATCATATTTCTTCCGTATTTTGACCGAATTAAATTTGCAAGTAGAAATATTCCGATTATATTTATAACAAGAACATTGGTCAAGTTCGTATAATTAGGAATTCCGGGCCAGCCTCTTGCACCGCCGAAATATTGAACATTATCAAGAATCAGTCTTACGGCTTCTCCAAATCCCAATGTCGCTATACAAAAATAATCTCCTTTAAGATTAAGAGTCAATCTCCCTATGAAAATACTAACTACAGCGGCCGACAATCCCCCAATCAGCAAGGCAGGTATAAAAGGCCAGCCGTATTTTACGGTCATCATGGCTGTCG is a genomic window of Acidilutibacter cellobiosedens containing:
- a CDS encoding ABC transporter permease; its protein translation is MFVFHAIQKNISRHRKKSFLSVLISCMIVLFLLLYMGNIEKNQAQLLRLGRTIPVTGSICNMDGSQDVGLQIDFGMLKKMRNTGLVKDEVTAMEIWAALPGTYSESAMGILFRFEGTNSFSIFSSFAPEDVSYIDNYDESFLKGSEAVCIVRDRFMREQNIKLGDELEVEAYAPKYDDEGQIIDDFEKIGLVKMKVIGSYKSKTQSRNEAPYIISSDKFVESIYEGTNVKSYASAARFTLRDSLKINEFKDEMEKIGFLPTNMRSGFSRVGKALTINDETFIMSATQLTESLNMLKSFAPLIFIIVAAIGFISSYLLMQSRQHEFAIMRSLGTSKEKCFRIIFLESMILALLGSIIGAFVSGFIVNLMFKTTVTVLAVFLIFYMMGTAIALLLLNRFSVMAVLSKTD
- a CDS encoding ABC transporter ATP-binding protein, translated to MLKVDNLHVYYGGIHALKGVSIDINSGEIVTIIGANGAGKSTLLNAVSGFLKYKEGKITYKGENLPSNPSKVVKDGICQVPEGRLVFANLSVKDNLYLGAYLRNDNKKIKEDLEKVYTLFPRLKERENQIAGTLSGGEQQMLAMGRGLMSNPDLMLLDEPSLGLAPLLVQTVFDIIVDIRKMGKTILLVEQNAYKALSVADRAYVLEQGKITMKGSAKEIAENPNIKSAYLGTAKQKI
- a CDS encoding ABC transporter ATP-binding protein; translation: MAMLEFKNVTKRFGGLTAVGNVDFTVDDDNIVGLIGPNGAGKTTIFNLITGVYKVTEGNIIFQGNEITNKEPYLIAQCGITRTFQNIRLFKKLTVYENVLTACHYNGNYNIVETFLRLPKCRKEERKLKGQTEELLEIMGLMDRKEMIADNLPYGLQRRLEIARALALNPQLLLLDEPAAGMNPDETEQLMSLISYIREKFGVSVLIIDHHMDLVMGICEKIVVLNFGCKLAEGTPSEIQGNSKVVEAYLGVEG
- a CDS encoding branched-chain amino acid ABC transporter permease, encoding MDMYYIEGILILSGINLMTVLGLSLLTGFTGMFSFGHAGFMAIGGYATAMMTVKYGWPFIPALLIGGLSAAVVSIFIGRLTLNLKGDYFCIATLGFGEAVRLILDNVQYFGGARGWPGIPNYTNLTNVLVINIIGIFLLANLIRSKYGRNMIAIREEELASQTVGINVFKYKLISLMISAAYAGIAGGLMGHYMTFLQPKMFSLVKSTELTIIVIFGGLGSISGSVLGTLILTALPEILRAFSSWRLVFYGLAVIVIMITRPEGLMGGYEFTPSSMKKLFSRIGKHKKNPAEDTEGGK